The following coding sequences are from one Leptospira mayottensis 200901116 window:
- a CDS encoding IS5 family transposase (programmed frameshift) yields MKSDLGHLDIPEEIWKRLHPLLPKRKTNSKKGGRPRLDDRVAMAAIFYRVRTGIQWRYIPPMFGSKSTLHRRFQEWVASGVFDKIEKEALKLYERTVKIRTKRMASDGSFARAPQRGAFTGPNPTDRGKRGLKRHILIDRRGAPVAFVIASAGTHDSKLLFPTLEKFKVFRNKKLLKPEILSLDKAYSNKTIKNNLKKKNIQYRIPNKKNARNPEWIAPLNPFRWTVERTFAWFNAFRAIKTCWEFKFENYKALFQIAFAIILIRMSWK; encoded by the exons ATGAAATCAGATTTAGGTCATTTAGATATCCCTGAAGAGATTTGGAAACGCCTTCATCCCTTGCTACCAAAGCGTAAAACAAACTCCAAGAAAGGAGGTCGTCCTCGGCTTGATGATAGAGTGGCGATGGCCGCAATATTTTACAGGGTAAGAACAGGAATTCAATGGAGATATATACCTCCGATGTTCGGTTCAAAATCAACGTTACATAGAAGATTTCAGGAATGGGTAGCCAGCGGAGTTTTTGATAAAATTGAAAAAGAAGCATTAAAACTTTATGAGCGCACTGTTAAAATTAGAACTAAAAGAATGGCATCTGATGGTAGCTTCGCAAGAGCTC CCCAAAGGGGGGCTTTCACGGGTCCAAACCCGACGGATCGCGGCAAAAGAGGCCTTAAAAGGCATATTCTCATCGATCGGCGTGGAGCACCTGTAGCTTTTGTAATCGCTTCGGCAGGAACTCACGATTCTAAATTACTTTTTCCTACTTTAGAAAAGTTCAAAGTATTTAGAAACAAAAAATTGCTTAAACCAGAAATCCTTTCTTTAGATAAGGCTTACTCTAACAAAACGATTAAGAACAATTTAAAAAAGAAGAATATTCAATATCGAATTCCAAATAAAAAGAATGCGAGAAATCCTGAATGGATTGCTCCGCTAAATCCTTTTAGATGGACAGTCGAACGTACTTTTGCTTGGTTTAATGCATTTAGAGCCATAAAAACTTGTTGGGAATTCAAATTTGAAAATTATAAGGCATTATTCCAAATCGCATTTGCTATCATTTTAATTAGAATGTCCTGGAAATAG